A section of the Neorhizobium galegae bv. orientalis str. HAMBI 540 genome encodes:
- a CDS encoding LysR family transcriptional regulator, whose amino-acid sequence MDRLDRMQLFVRIVERRSFSAAAADLGLARSTVTEAVKQLEEGIGTRLLERTTRHVTPTLDGRAFYERCLAILAEVDEAENIFRDAQPRGLLRVDAHGFLTRTFLLPRLHEFLDRYPLLDLQIGQGDRLVDLVREGVDCVIRAGEIDDSGLIMRRLGTITEITCASRTYVEIHGMPKSPDALEGHLAIGFLSSRTGQIMPLEFIVGDEVRYVTLPSRLTVNNSDTMADLARRGFGLMQAPRYRLQRDIDEGVLVEVLADFPPPPTLLSALYPQNRQLSPRVRVFLDWIVKVFAEAGL is encoded by the coding sequence ATGGATCGCCTCGACCGCATGCAGCTCTTTGTCCGGATTGTCGAGCGGCGCAGCTTTTCGGCTGCCGCCGCCGATCTCGGCCTTGCCCGCTCGACCGTCACCGAAGCCGTCAAGCAGCTCGAGGAGGGGATCGGCACACGGCTCCTGGAGCGGACGACACGCCACGTCACCCCGACCCTCGACGGCCGGGCCTTCTATGAGCGTTGCCTTGCGATCCTCGCAGAGGTGGACGAGGCGGAGAACATATTTCGGGACGCCCAGCCGCGCGGCCTGCTGCGGGTCGATGCACACGGGTTCCTGACCCGCACCTTCCTCTTGCCGCGCCTTCACGAATTTCTTGACCGCTATCCGCTGCTGGACCTGCAGATCGGCCAGGGCGACCGGCTGGTGGATCTCGTTCGCGAGGGCGTGGACTGCGTCATCCGTGCAGGCGAGATCGACGACAGCGGGCTGATCATGCGCAGACTGGGGACGATCACCGAGATCACCTGCGCCAGCCGCACCTATGTCGAGATACACGGCATGCCGAAATCACCGGATGCGCTGGAAGGGCATTTGGCCATCGGCTTCCTGTCGTCGCGCACCGGCCAGATCATGCCGCTCGAATTCATCGTCGGCGACGAGGTGCGCTACGTCACCCTTCCGAGCCGGCTGACGGTCAACAATTCCGACACAATGGCCGATCTCGCCCGCCGCGGTTTTGGCCTCATGCAGGCGCCGCGTTATCGCCTGCAGCGGGATATCGACGAGGGCGTGCTCGTCGAAGTGCTTGCCGATTTCCCACCGCCGCCGACACTACTTTCGGCGCTCTATCCGCAGAACCGCCAGCTCTCGCCGCGGGTGCGCGTCTTCCTCGACTGGATCGTCAAGGTGTTTGCCGAAGCGGGACTTTGA
- a CDS encoding serine hydrolase domain-containing protein translates to MITRRTTLLSLPFALTAARGLAQGSPQAPVPQPPGTLDTVLGGAAELEPLKVVLIARNGEMLAERAFNGHSLSASTNIKSASKSIISALTGIAIDRRLLEGPDQKIAPILKADLPTNPDPRIHAITIGNLLSMQAGLGRLSGPNYGRWVASRNWVQFALAQPFDDDPGGSMLYSTASTHLLSAILTKVAKKSTLALAREWLEPVDGFRIGSWERDRQGIYSGGNQMAMTARSLLAFGELYRNGGETKDGRQVVSKGWIDQSWTPRTNSRFSGDGYGYGWFLRNIGGEEVKFGWGYGGQMLYIAPSLGLTVVMTSDESGPSARSGYRDDLHNLLTEIMGAIRVV, encoded by the coding sequence ATGATCACACGCCGCACAACCCTTTTATCCCTGCCGTTCGCCTTGACGGCGGCCCGCGGTCTTGCCCAGGGCTCGCCCCAGGCGCCAGTTCCGCAGCCGCCGGGGACGCTCGATACCGTGCTCGGCGGGGCGGCGGAGCTGGAGCCACTGAAGGTCGTGCTCATCGCCCGCAATGGCGAGATGCTCGCCGAACGGGCATTCAACGGCCATTCGCTGAGCGCTTCGACCAACATCAAATCGGCCTCGAAATCGATCATCTCGGCGCTGACAGGCATCGCCATCGACCGCCGGCTGCTCGAGGGGCCGGACCAGAAGATCGCGCCGATCCTGAAGGCCGACCTGCCGACCAATCCGGATCCGCGCATCCACGCCATCACCATCGGTAATCTGCTTTCGATGCAGGCGGGGCTCGGGCGGCTGTCGGGGCCGAATTACGGCCGCTGGGTTGCGAGCCGCAACTGGGTGCAGTTCGCGCTCGCACAGCCGTTCGACGACGATCCCGGCGGTTCGATGCTCTATTCCACCGCCTCGACGCATCTGCTCTCGGCGATCCTCACCAAAGTCGCCAAGAAATCGACGCTGGCGCTGGCGCGCGAATGGCTGGAGCCGGTCGACGGTTTCCGGATCGGCTCCTGGGAACGAGACCGACAGGGCATCTATTCCGGTGGCAACCAGATGGCAATGACCGCCCGCTCGCTGCTGGCCTTCGGAGAACTCTACCGCAACGGCGGCGAGACGAAAGACGGCCGCCAGGTCGTCTCGAAGGGCTGGATCGACCAGTCCTGGACGCCGCGCACCAACTCGCGCTTTTCCGGCGATGGTTACGGATACGGCTGGTTCCTGCGCAATATCGGCGGAGAGGAGGTCAAGTTCGGCTGGGGTTATGGCGGGCAGATGCTCTATATCGCGCCGTCGCTCGGCCTCACCGTGGTGATGACGTCGGACGAAAGTGGTCCTTCGGCCCGCAGCGGTTATCGCGATGATCTGCACAACCTGCTTACCGAAATCATGGGAGCCATCCGCGTCGTTTGA
- a CDS encoding SDR family oxidoreductase, whose protein sequence is MTNNGQRVAIVTGASKGIGRAIALRLAEDGIAVVVNYATSRQAADEVVAQIETGGGKAVAVQADVGSPIAAAALFDAAEQNFGGADILVNNAGVMRLAPLAEMDDEAFETLLAINLTGTFRGIREAGKRLRDGGRIINFSSSVVGAYGPAYGGYAATKAAVEALTHVASKELGRRKIAVNAVAPGPVETELFMTGKSEDLVQNIVRTIPLSRLGQPQDIASVVSFLAGPDGGWVNGQVLRANGGMI, encoded by the coding sequence ATGACCAACAACGGACAACGCGTCGCGATCGTCACCGGCGCATCGAAGGGCATCGGCAGAGCCATCGCACTCCGCCTCGCTGAGGACGGCATCGCCGTCGTCGTGAACTATGCGACCAGCCGGCAGGCCGCCGACGAGGTGGTGGCGCAGATCGAAACGGGCGGCGGCAAGGCGGTCGCGGTGCAGGCCGACGTCGGCAGCCCGATCGCCGCAGCCGCCTTGTTCGACGCCGCCGAACAAAACTTCGGCGGTGCCGACATCCTCGTCAACAATGCCGGCGTGATGAGGCTTGCGCCGCTCGCCGAGATGGATGACGAGGCCTTCGAAACCCTGCTTGCCATCAACCTGACCGGCACGTTCCGCGGCATTCGCGAAGCGGGCAAGCGGCTGCGCGACGGCGGCCGCATCATCAACTTCTCGTCGAGCGTCGTCGGCGCCTACGGTCCGGCCTATGGCGGTTACGCCGCCACCAAGGCCGCCGTCGAAGCGCTGACCCATGTCGCCTCCAAGGAACTCGGCCGGCGGAAGATCGCCGTCAACGCGGTCGCTCCGGGCCCCGTCGAAACCGAGCTGTTCATGACCGGCAAGTCCGAGGACCTGGTCCAGAACATCGTCAGGACCATCCCGCTCAGCCGCCTCGGCCAGCCGCAGGACATCGCCTCCGTCGTCTCCTTCCTCGCCGGCCCCGACGGCGGCTGGGTCAACGGCCAGGTGCTCCGCGCCAACGGCGGCATGATCTGA